A region of Phyllostomus discolor isolate MPI-MPIP mPhyDis1 chromosome 15, mPhyDis1.pri.v3, whole genome shotgun sequence DNA encodes the following proteins:
- the LOC114512269 gene encoding collagen alpha-1(I) chain-like: protein MGMLGSSASALGPGGACCPRDEGRRVQTPEATAAQGQRDGRGTRARSRKPVPSGDRRTVGPVPTGPRRCPALEGRSHCSHFMTRGPGGCHQPHCHRRRDTGRSPEKGSDSPEASGLVPSRPGAGGQKGGVRREFRGATAPPPAKLTPCFSGPSPDRASRPERPLAPRLLPATTWGSREENQVWGEGFPRTIWDVSRAAARAVPLRAGFRSPAPTARSVPHWVYPAGSAGPRKCECPPLATLPASPTPAPRPWGRPQVARGTRLRSGPGAALACAPARLLLPGRPAALRPGLVESAEAGTAGAPLPLRTAGRCGSPAGSSRAPALRAPAEASGPQLRVPAATWPVPLVPPPLALAAHSPFLSAPSEPRPSLGLDPGRSPPCEGWGGPRAGAPGFPAHSADPALSASPAPRPPALPRPLQRCGNAPHAGLQPVSDPRAAAARSSPSQARAQKKLTRGFPGSSKSGGARATARSGCALASALGAGLTPETPLSPLPLFGGKRDLRAQSSREPAGSSTEDKARPPPAQLQDTRPLPSLTSRGGAGAGGLQSPWRPAFSGRTPGPSGDTVHSGALSPHAICGSTFHRFSGPGSTAIAFGTRDPGSHGRNAGGRTGGRRRLERCRTARPLAAARSPGPLESWMPRKDAPPQGDRPVCRRPEDSSAQASGPAPLQPPAPGARPASGQATQRNGTRGASAGSGLSLHSLDFRPRWALGALRPPPVRTGQPMGLGPGAHQEAEEPTPVAPPAAAGAGCVPAPLAAQAGLPEAVALPSLQPSGPLPVTGVPASALPPRS, encoded by the exons ATGGGAATGCTGGGCTCGTCGgcctcagccctgggcccaggaggTGCCTGCTG cccccggGACGAGGGCCGGCGCGTGCAAACCCCTGAAGCCACAGCAGCCCAGGGACAGCGGGACGGGCGCGGGACACGGGCGCGTTCCCGGAAACCTGTGCCCAGTGGCGACCGCAGGACTGTGGGCCCTGTCCCCACCGGTCCCCgccgctgccctgccctggagggcaGGTCACATTGCTCCCATTTCATGACGAG GGGCCCCGGCGGCTGCCACCAGCCTCACTGTCACCGCCGCCGGGACACTGGCCGGAGCCCAGAAAAGGGCAGTGACTCGCCCGAGGCCTCGGGGCTGGTGCCCAGCAGGCCCGGGGCTGGAGGGCAGAAGGGGGGTGTCCGCCGGGAATTCCGGGGggccaccgccccacccccagccaagcTCACGCCCTGCTTCTCAGGCCCCAGCCCGGACAGAGCCTCGCGCCCAGAGCGGCCG CTCGCCCCCCGCTTGCTCCCCGCGACCACCTGGGGCTCCCGCGAGGAGAACCAGGTCTGGGGCGAGGGGTTCCCCAGGACCATTTGGGACGTCTCCCGCGCGGCTGCCCGGGCAGTTCCCTTGCGAGCGGGTTTCCGCAGCCCGGCCCCCACTGCCCGCTCGGTCCCGCACTGGGTCTATCCGGCCGGGAGCGCTGGGCCCAGGAAGTGCGAGTGTCCCCCTCTGGCCACCCtgcctgcatcccccacccccgcgcccaggccctgggggcgcCCGCAGGTGGCCCGGGGCACGCGGCTTCGCTCGGGACCTGGGGCTGCCCTCGCCTGCGCCCCCGCCCGGCTCCTCTTACCGGGGCGTCCGGCCGCACTGCGGCCCGGGCTCGTGGAGAGCGCCGAAGCTGGGACGGCCggggcccctctgccccttcGCACCGCTGGGCGCTGCGGCTCCCCCGCCGGCTCGTCGCGCGCGCCGGCTCTGCG AGCCCCCGCGGAGGCCTCGGGACCCCAGCTCAGAGTTCCCGCGGCCACCTGGCCCGTCCCCCTCGTCCCGCCCCCTCTGGCCCTCGCCGCGcacagccccttcctctctgCGCCCTCGGAACCCCGGCCAAGTTTGGGGCTCGACCCGGGAAGGAGCCCCCCGTGCGAGGGCTGGGGCGGGCCTCGCGCAGGAGCCCCGGGATTTCCCGCTCACTCAGCGGATccagccctctctgcctcccccgcgccccgcccccccgcgcTCCCGCGGCCACTGCAGCGCTGCGGCAACGCGCCCCACGCCGGGCTGCAGCCTGTCTCCGACCCGCGGGCCGCGGCGGCTCGCTCGTCACCGTCCCAGGCCCGGGCGCAGAAAAAGCTGACTCGGGGATTTCCAGGCTCCAGCAAGTCAGGCGGCGCGCGCGCCACCGCGCGCAGCGGCTGCGCGCTCGCGTCCGCGCTGGGGGCAGGATTGACGCCTGAGACCCCACTCTCCCCCCTGCCACTCTTCGGAGGGAAAAGGGACCTGAGGGCCCAGAGCTCAAG ggagcctgctGGTTCCTCCACAGAGGACAAGGCGCGGCCCCCACCTGCTCAGCTGCAGGACACCAGGCCGCTCCCGTCACTGAccagcaggggcggggccggggccggcggGCTGCAGAGCCCCTGGCGCCCCGCCTTCTCCGGGCGCACGCCGGGCCCTTCCGGAGACACGGTGCACAGCGGCGCCCTGTCCCCCCACGCCATCTGCGGCTCCACTTTCCACAGGTTCAGCGGCCCGGGGTCAACCGCG ATTGCCTTCGGCACCCGGGACCCGGGGAGCCACGGGCGGAACGCTGGGGGACGCACCGGGGGCCGCAGACGGCTGGAGCGCTGCAGAACCGCCCGCCCCCTGGCGGCC GCGCGCTCGCCGGGGCCACTCGAGTCCTGGATGCCCAGGAAGGACGCCCCGCCTCAGGGTGACCGGCCCGTCTGCAGACGCCCCGAGGACTCCTCCGCTCAGGCCTCCGGGCCGGCGCCCCTCCAGCCTCCCGCTCCCGGGGCCCGGCCAGCCAGCGGCCAGGCGACACAGCGGAACGGCACCCGGGGAGCAAGCGCAGGCTCCGGGCTCTCGCTGCACAGCCTCGATTTCCGACCTCGCTGGGCCCTGGGCGCGCTGCGTCCCCCGCCGGTCCGCACGGGCCAGCCGAtggggctgggccccggggcacACCAGGAAGCCGAGGAACCCACCCCGGTCGCCCCGCCAGCAGCGGCGGGGGCAGGCTGCGTGCCAGCCCCCCTCGCTGCCCAGGCCGGCCTCCCAGAGGCcgtggccctgcccagcctgcagccctcTGGGCCCCTCCCGGTCACCGGGGTGCCcgcctctgcccttcccccacgcAGCTGA